CGTCTGGAAGAGGTTCTTGTTCATGGGAGAGGGAGTTGGGAGTTGGGAGTTCGTGGATTCGGTGAGTGCCGCCGCTTGCCTCGGTGAGGCGGTGTTCGTCGGCGTTGATGGAAAGATAGATTGCACCCACCGTGCCAAACCCCATTTTAAGCCCTCGCAAGTTGAACCCAACCTATTGATTTCCAGGTGAATAATTTTCTAACGAGAAATTTCGAAGCCGTCTCAAGCCATTTCGATCTTCCATCTATATTATCATTATTGCTAGGATCTTATCCGTGACGCGAGTGCTCATCGGGATCTTGGGAGTAAAGTTGGATGGCAGCACCATGCCGGAGCGCTGGGACCGCTGGAGACCGACGGTCTCGCTCTTCCAGCACGAGGAGCTGCTCTTCGACCGGCTCGAACTGCTGACCGAACGGCAGTTCCATGTGCTCCGCGACCAAGTCGCCAAGGACATCCGGATGGTTTCCCCTGAGACGGAGGTGAGGACCCACGAGCTAAACTTCGGGAAGGATCCTTGGGATCTGGAACGGGTCTATGGTGCGCTGCACGATTGGGCCCGCGCTTATCCCTTCGACCTTGAGCGGGAGGAATACTACATCCACATCACGACCGGCACCCACATCGCACAGATCTCACTCTTCCTGCTGGTGGAGGCCGGCTTCCTGCCCGGGAAGCTGGTGCAGACTTCACCGGAGGATACCTTCAAGCGCGATCGGAACCGCGCGGGGCGCTATGCTTTCATCGACCTCGACCTCTCGAAGTACGATGCACTTAGTACTCGCTTCGCCCAGGATCAGGAAACGACCACGGATTTCCTCAAGAGCGGGATCGCCACACGTAATGCCGGCTTCAACAGGCTGATTGACCGCATCGAGCAAGTGGCCCTGCGCTCCCAGGCTCCAATCCTTTTGACGGGCCCTACAGGCGCAGGGAAATCTCACCTCGCCCGCAGGATCTTCGAGCTTCGGAAACATCGCGGCCTGCGCGGCAGCTTCGTGGAGGTGAACTGCGCGACACTCACGGGCGACACTGCCGCTTCGGCCCTCTTCGGTCACGTGCGCGGCTCCTTCACCGGAGCGCAGAAGGATCGGCCCGGCCTCTTGCGGGAAGCGGACGGCGGACTCCTCTTCCTCGATGAAATCGGCGAGCTTGGCCTGGACGAGCAGGCCATGCTGTTGCGTGCCCTCGAGGACAAGACCTTCCTGCCTGTGGGAGCAGATCGGCCCGTAAGCAGCGATTTCCAACTCATCGCGGGGACGAATTGCGACTTGCGGGAAGCCGTGGTCAAAGGACATTTCCGCGAGGATCTCTTGGCGCGCATTCACCTGTGGACCTTCGGCCTGCCCGCCCTGTCGCAGCGGCGCGAGGACATCGCGCCGAACCTCGACTTCGAACTGGAACGAGTGAGCGGCACCCAAGGCCGCCAAGCCGGCATGAACAAGGAGGCGCGACAAACTTTCCTCAAATTCGCCGAGGCGCCCG
This portion of the Luteolibacter luteus genome encodes:
- the rtcR gene encoding RNA repair transcriptional activator RtcR, which produces MTRVLIGILGVKLDGSTMPERWDRWRPTVSLFQHEELLFDRLELLTERQFHVLRDQVAKDIRMVSPETEVRTHELNFGKDPWDLERVYGALHDWARAYPFDLEREEYYIHITTGTHIAQISLFLLVEAGFLPGKLVQTSPEDTFKRDRNRAGRYAFIDLDLSKYDALSTRFAQDQETTTDFLKSGIATRNAGFNRLIDRIEQVALRSQAPILLTGPTGAGKSHLARRIFELRKHRGLRGSFVEVNCATLTGDTAASALFGHVRGSFTGAQKDRPGLLREADGGLLFLDEIGELGLDEQAMLLRALEDKTFLPVGADRPVSSDFQLIAGTNCDLREAVVKGHFREDLLARIHLWTFGLPALSQRREDIAPNLDFELERVSGTQGRQAGMNKEARQTFLKFAEAPDTPWLGNFRDLNAAVTRMATLAPRGRIRVEEVEEEITRLQESWQRPGSKTKDGGIDLSEMLGEEACAEIDPFDQVQLCHVILVCRSAKSISDAGRSLFCASRLKRSIANDADRLKKYLAKFNLDFAKCQEK